DNA sequence from the Candidatus Cloacimonadota bacterium genome:
GATTATCTGAGCCGGTTGTGATGACTGCAAGCATCTTGAGTTCTGGAAAATTCTTCATAGAATGTGTCGAATCATAATAGATCACTTCCCATGGAATTGCTGCTTCCATCGCCCTGCCAAGATTTCCTGTATTGTAGGTCGAATAATCTTCGATCGATATCTCGTCAGCTTGTAGCGATGAACCTTCACGCATCTTCCAGAATTGCGGATTATCATTCGTATCCCAGGTAGCAAGGAAGAAATCGGGATTAGTGCCGTAGAAGGTGAATGCCCTCATCCAGGTGTTCAGATCGAGCATATCATGAATGCCATACGAAGGATAGATATCGAGATAGTAGATAACATTATTATCCCAGGAACAAGCATCGATTGCAACGTACAAATTGGTGAGATCCCATGTCAGATCGATCTGCTTCACATCGTTGTATTCACCCCACCATGAATCGTCATCCAATTCTTGAGATTCTGCGAGAGGTTCTTTGATAAAGAGTCGTTCATTATCCTCGAAATCGTTACTGAATCCATCTATGATGATTCGACCACTCAAGTCGTCACCTGTGGTGGCTGAAAGCGAGGTGACAGAAAAAATTATTAATAATAGAAAGAAGAGACCCCGATTGAACAACCGGGATCCCCTTATTTTGTTATAATTTGTCATAATATGATTTTATCTCATCATTATCATTTTATTGATTTCAGATACATCGTTCGTCGAGATTTTATAGAAATAGATGCCGCTCTTCAGTTCTTTGCCCTGAAGGTCTTTTCCATCCCAGGTCACATCACCCTGTCCGAAGGCGTCCGTCTGTGTTTCAAACTTCTGAACAAGCTGTCCTTTCAGATTGAAGATAGAAACAGTTGCTTCCTGATAGGTTTGAGACTTCAGCGCAAATGAAATGTGAGTTTGTGTGTTGAATGGATTGGGTGAACACTTCATGAATATATTACCTTGATTTTGAGGATCATCTATTGAGGTGACCGGACCCATCGTTCCATACACGCAGCTTATGAGCTGGGTTGGGCTTGAATCATCAATATCAAAAGTGTGATTTTCTCCAAAACCGGCCTCAAGATCGAGCCCGTTTCTACCGAGTTTGAACTCAATATGCTTCCACGAACCTGCTGGGAATAGAAATTCTCCAGTCCACAATTCATCAGTAATGATCTCTACCAATTCATTATGTATAACACCAAAATCCCAATCGAAGGGAGCAACATTGCCATAGATACCCAAAGAATCGAAAACGCAACCTGCACCAACTGAGTCAGCAACATCAACACTGACAGTAACCGTCACATCGATATCCGTAAAATCGTTAGGATCGAGATTATTGAAGTATACAACAGGTAAGATCATTGTCGGGGAGGAGTCATCGATCGTAAGGGTTCTGTTAGCGATCTCATTTTCCCAGTTGCCGCCATTCACGAACTTATATTCCTGGCTTGGGTTTGTTCCTGCAGTAAAGAGCACATCGCCGGCGTAGATATCATTACCTTGAGCTGTCAGTTCATTAGCACTGGCATTCCAACCATTGAAACTTCCTGCAACCGTTACCGGCTCGATTGGTCCAACAACACTCAGGTCAACCTGGAATGTGACTGTTACGTCCTGGCTGATACCGCCAACGATATTATATGATCCGGGATTTCCTGCATCATAAGGACCTCCACCTGCCTGATCTGTTCCGTAGGAATAGGTTGCGTCTGTCGAATCATATCCTTCGCAGTAAAAATTAATAATATCACCAGAACCGAAATAGGTATCAGGGATTGTGCCCATATATTCATCATTATTACCAACAGCAGTATTGTAGGTCATTACATAGGATTGATATGTTGTTTCAGTGGATTTCTTGTAGAAAAGTGTTGCAGAAAGATCGGCTCCGGGACCTGAGCCGCCGGTTACTCCATCTTTCCAAATTTGATAGTACACTGTTATATCAGAACCATTCGTTTGATTCGATCCTGAATTAGGCCAGATATTTCCACTCCAGCCAATAACTGCGTGAAGAGTGGAGAAGGAAAATAAAATAAGAACTGAAAAAATTATAATTTTTTTCATGTGTTCCTCCATGTTATTCATTATTTTTTTTTGCATTTTTTTTGATTCCATGTCAAGTTTAAATCATCCACTCAAGTATGAATGAATATTATAAATTATTTCATCAAAATCATTTTTTGAGTTGAAACAAAGTCGCCTGCATTAATTCGATAAAAGTAGATACCGGGTGATACGTGATGACCGCTCATATCCACACCATTCCATGCAAGCTCATGATTACCAGCGTCAAAATCCTTATTACAAAGCGTCAAAACCTTCTCACCTTTGAGATTATAGAGGATTATCTCTACATGTTCATTTCCTTTAATGGAAAATGAAATCTTTGTCGAAGTTTTGAAAGGATTCGGATAGTTAGCATGAAGGGCATCGACATATACCTGCGGTTCATTTCCAACTCCCACGAGTTCCTGTACTGTTATGAAGACAGTATCAGGATCAGACCACGAGTTACCATCATAAACGATGAGTTCGATAGGAAATACTTCATTCTGCGTTACGAGGGGTGCTGTAAAAGTAGGATCAACAATCGAGGGATCGTTCAATGAAATTTCAGGAGGAGCAGTCCAGCTATAGGTAAGTGACAATCCTTCGGGATCGTATGAGCCTGAGCCGTCGAGTTGAACAAAATCCCCCTCATCAACCGTCTGGTTGGGACCTGCATCCGCGATTGGAGGATTATTTATTATGTTAACGGTTACCTGATTTGATGGTGCAGATTCACCTTCAGGATAAATTGCTGTAACAAAATATACATATTGACCAAGAGGGCGGTTCATATCATTATATGCAGTTGAGGTTGGATACACGATAACGATAACGACTTCATCCCGATATACCTTATAATATTGAATGTCTCTGCCTTCTGCGGTTGGAGCATCCCAATCAAGATGCACATCATCGACATTGACGGTGTAGGTTAGATTTGTAGGAGGATCAAGAGGTTCTGAGGTTACATGTATGTAATTCCATTTTGTAAGGGAATTTGTACCGAAGTAATTGGTGACTGTGAGCGAAACCGAATAGGTTCCTGCGCCTGTATAAGTATGTACTGGATTTTGTTCATGGCTTGTGTTGCCGTCACCAAAATTCCATGTCCAGGTTGTGATATACGAGTAAGATAGATCAGTGAATGTTACTTCAAGCGGCATACAGCCCGTTATTGGAAATGCTGTAAAATTTGCAGTTGGAGGTTGATCATTCAAAACTGTTATAACAACATCATCAGGATCGGAATAAAGTGCGCCATCAAAGACAATAAGTGAGATCGTGTAATCAGTATCTTCATCTACCAGGGGTGCAATAAATGTCGGATTGACAGCTGTCGAGTCTGAAAGCACTATGCCGTCGGGTGCGATCCAACGATAGGTTAGAGGAAGTCCGTCAGGGTCGTAGGAACCTGAGCCGTCCAGGTATACTGTATCAGCTTCGACAACGATTTGGGGATCTCCTGCGTCAGCTACAGGAGGAGTATTAGTTCCCACGAAAACATTTTCAATATTTGACGGAAAGGATTGACCTTCTGGATAGGCAGCGGTTACATAATACCAGTGATATCCATTCGGAACAGAATAATCAGTATATGATGTCGTAGGTTGATATACCAAAGCAAAGATCGAGTCATCCCGGTAAAGGTTATAATACTCGACATCTCGTGCGGTTGGTGCATCCCAAACAAGATTGACATCCATGTTATTGACTGTTGCTATGAGGTTTGTCGGAGGATTGGGATTCAGATCGTCATAATAGACAACAGGGATGGTTGTGATCGTATCATCGATGGTGAAGGTTCTATTTGGAAGCCCATACAGCTCAAAGTCGCTGTTCAGTCGATACTTGAACTCGATCTGATCGCCCACCTGACCATAGAATGAATACTCTCCGGTATAGATCTCATCTCCATCATTGTCTGCAAGTTCCCATTTATCCCAATTATTCATTGTACCACTCACAGCGGATGTATCTACTCCAGGTATAAACCAGCCATTCCATATCTGCAGAGACATATCGACCTGGAAGGTTATGAAGATCTCGTCGGGTGGAATGTTATTGAAATAGACAGGGGGAAGGATCATTGTAGGAGATGAATCATCAATATTCAATATCCTATTAGAGATATTGTCTTCCCAGATCGAGCCGTTCACAAATTTATATTCCTGGTATGGATTTGTCCCGGCAGTAAATAACACATCACCGGAGTAGATATGATCTCCATCATCATCACTCAAAGTATCTGCACCTGCAGTCCAACCATTAAATGAACCAGCAACAGAAACCGTATAAACAGGATCCACGATGGTCATATCGACCTGGAAGGTAACCGTTACGTCTTGATTCAGTCCAGCAATGATATAGTATTCGCCGGGATTATTCTCATCGAAAGGACCGGCAGTATTCTGATCTGTTCCATACGAATATGTCGCATCTGTGGAATCATATCCTTCACAGTAAAAATAGACTGTATCTCCTGAAGTGAATAAAGCATTCGGAATAACACCCAAATATTCGTCATTATTACCGACATCAACATTAAACGTCATTGCGGTAGAATCGAAAATCGTTTGTGATTGGGTTCTGTAAAAGATGGTCGCAGAAAGACTGTCACCTCTGCCGGGCAAGTTTGTTACACCATCTTTCCATATCTGGTAATAGACCGTTATATCAAATCCATTTGTCTGATCAGTATAGGAATTCGGCCAGATACCGCCGCTCCAACCAATTGCTGCATGCAATGAACTCACTGCAGCTAGTATAATCACGAAAAATATAATAATTTTTTTCATTTATGCTCCTTTGTGATTTATCCTTTAACACTACCCAGCGTAAGCCCTGAAACAAGCCATTTGCTGAGAATTAAAAATACAATTATAACAGGTATGCTGATAATCAGCGCACCAGCAGCATACATTCCCCATTGTGTTGTCATATTTCCTTGCAAACTCTTCAACCCAAGCGGAATTGTGAACATGTCTTCATACCACAAAACCTGTGCTGCAACCACATATTCATTCCATGCTGCCATAAAAGAAAAAAGTGCGGTAATTACGAGTGCAGGTGATGCAAGCGGAATGATGATCTTCCAAAAGGAATAGAATTTACCTGCTCCATCTACTTTTGCAGATTCCTCCAGACTCGATGGGATCGTATCATAATAACCTTTCATAAGCCAGATACAGAAGGGAAGAGCTGATGCACTGTACATAATGATTAGTCCGACAAAACTGTTCACTAAACCAAGCTTCGAGATCATAATATACAACGGAAGAAGAAGCATTGTTGCAGGGAACATCTGCGTAACAAGTAAAGCGAGAAGACCTGCTTTTCGTCCGGGAAATTTATACCTTGAAAAAGCGTATCCCGCAGTCGAAGAAAGTGCCACACCGATGATCGTTACTGCGAGTGTAACCAGCAAACTATTTCTGATCCACAGAAGAAATGGTTTTTGCGTAAAGAGTTGCACATAATTATCAAACGTTGCATCTTCTGGTATGATGCGCAGGGATGTATTGAGAAGGTTATCTCCGGGACGAAGGGATATTGTGAGGACACGCAGTACCGGGAAAATCGAAATTGCAACAAAAATAAGGAGAACTGAGTAAATAATTACATACTGGTACCATCGTTTCATTTTTGTCATGTACGCCACCTATGCCTTTTCCGCTACATTGGATCTCTTCATGAATGTCACGCTGAAGATTACCAGAATCAGGAAGATAACCATTGAGAAAGCTGCCGCATATCCATACCGGTACAGGTTGAACGCTGCCCGATACACGTACGAAACCAGTATATGAGATTTATCTGCTGGTTGCCCGCCATTCGTGACCAACCATATAACTGTCAGTTTATTAAATGTCCACACAATACCAAGTGTGATCGCTGGTATCATAACAGGTTTAAGAAGTGGAACAGTCACTTTCCAGAATCGCTTCCATGCAGATGCCCCATCTATTTCCGCTGCTTCGTACAATTCTTTAGGAATTGACTGCAAGCCACCAAGCGCAATGATCATCATAAAAGGAACTCCAAGCCAGATGTTCGTGATCATGCTTGCAATAAAGGCAGTTGTTGCTTCCGAAAGCCAGTTCACCGCAGGTATACCGAGTTTATGCAAGATCAGGTTTATCGCTCCGGTATCATACATAAACATACCCCGCCACGTGAGCGCTGTAATATATTCCGGAACTGCCCAGGGGAGTATCAGCAGTACACGTATGATCGCTTTGCCGGGCAGATATCTGTTTAAAAGGACTGCAAGAAATACACCGATCGTAACGTGGAAAAAGACATTTACTACCGTCCAAACGACTGTCTTAAAAAAGACAGAATAAAAAATCTTCTCTGCAAAGACCTGCAAATATTGCCCGAAACCGATTATTGTCCATGAGTTGACATTCGTCATATTCATATTGGAAAAGGAAAGAACAATATTATAGAAAAATGGATAGATGACCACACCAAAAAGAATTACGGAAGCAGGCAGAGCCATAAAAACAGCAAAACGGGCATTTTTTGTCTCAAAGGAATTTGGCTTCCTCATCAGGGCGAGAATAAATTTAAAAACAAGAACATACGTAAGATATAAACCGAGTGCTATGCCAAGAACAAAAAATATAGTCGAAGCCAGTGTGGTCTCTTCAGCACTTTCATCAGAGCCTTCATACATTTCGGCAATTTTCTGAACGCAGAGTTCCTGCTGATATTCTGCTGCTTTTTTCGGTGACATATTGCCTGAGATCACACTTTGAAGAGCAGGACGCATCGCATCCCATGCAGCACGCATCTCGGGAATGATCGGCATAAGCTGACCAACCTCGATCTGTTCGGCTGATATCTTCATAACAGGATCGTTTGCAATTGCCGGTCGTTCCTGGAGAGACTTCAAACTTGGAATCGACTTGAATTTTTCAACAAATTGAAGCTGTACTTCTTCTGAGGTTAGATATTTAAGCAGAAGCTTGGTTGCTTCCAGCACTTCTCCTTTTGCTGAGCCATTCACTGAATAGCCCGTTGCAGAAACCATCGGTTTGCACCACTCCTGTGTCTCTTCAACATAGGGTATGCGTGCAAGTCCGAAATCTACATGCGGTGAAGCAATATATTTGTTCCATGACCAGTCACCATTAATAATCATTGCAGCATTGCCCTGGTTGAACATGTTGTCAGCAATATCATAATCGCATTCCGGAGGCATGATCTTATATTTGTTCCTCATATCGAGGATGAGCTGAAATGCTTTTTCTGCAGCCGGTGAGTCGAGTTCAGGATTATTATCCTCATCAAATACCTCTCCACCATATCCTCCAAAGAATGGAACGAACCAGAAGGGTTCGGTGTAATTCCATACAAGTCCCCACTGATCTATCGTGCCGTCATTGTTTGTATCTTTCGTTAATTTTTGACCAAATTGGAGAAACTCTTCGATTGTTTGGGGTGGATCGCTGATCCCGGCTTCATCAAACAATTTCTTGTTGTAAACAAGTGCAAGATGATTTCCGAGTCTGTCTGCGATTTGATAGATATGACCTTTATATCGGACAAGCCCCTGATCAACGAATTTGTGATAGAATTCTTCAGGATAGAGATCCTCCATCGGCATGATGATGCTTATATCACTATTCTTCTGCTTCATCACCTCGAAAGGACCGATCTGATCCATAGGACCATACACGAGCTCGGGACCTCCACCGGTAAACGCTGCAGCTGCCTGGTAACCGGTTCTGAGTTCCTCAGTTCCTTTGGCAAGCACCACGACTTCAATATCAGGATTGTTTTCCTCAAATTCCTCGATCACCTGCTTGAGCACAGGTCTTTTCTCCGGTTCCATCTGATGCCAGAGATGAACCACTGTTTTTTCTTTCTCCTCTCTCTTGCATCCAAACGATGCCAAAACCAGAAGTATGATAAGAAAAATCAGTACATTTTTTTTCATTATTTTATCTTAGTTCATCCAAATTATTAACTTTAATTAACAATTAAATATCCAATCTTTTGTCAACTAAATCAAAATCATTATTATTAGAGAGCTGCAAGGCTATTTTTCATCTAACAATTTTGCATACATCTCTTTTGTTTGCTTTGCGATGATCCTCCAGTCAAAGTACACTTCGACTCTCTTTCGTCCGTTTTCGCCGAATTTCTTCGCTAATGATTTATCATTAAGTAATATATTTATTTTCTCGGCAAGCTCCTTGGGTTTTTGGGGCTCGACAAAAAATCCTGTTTCTCCTTCAACAACTACTTCTTTGATACCGCCAACCTTGCTGGCAACCACGGGTGTCTTGCACGCCATTGCTTCAAGATTAATGATGCCGAAGGGTTCATAAATCGAAGGACAGGCAAAGACAGATGCATTGCTGTACAACTCAATATACTGTTCTTCTTTTAAGAGTTTATTGATCCAAAGGGTATTTGTGGTCTCATTCATCTTCTCGGTCAGCATCTGCTCTATTTCAGGAGTGTCCGGTGCGCTCGTGCAAAAGACAACTTTAGCTTTGATGTCTTTGGCAGCTTCGATTAGATAGATCATTCCTTTCTGTATGGTGGTACGCCCTACAAAAAGCACATATTCCTCATCGATACCATATTCTTTGAGCGTATGACCTGTAAGCGTTTCTTTCCACTTGCGTGTATCGATCCCGTTATAAATAACGGCGATCTTCTTTTCGTCGATGTTGAAATATTTCAGGATGTCTTCCTTCATCATTTTCGAAACTGCCACGACTCTATCTGCGTTCTCAATGCCGAGTTTTTCCACCCAGCTGCTGAGACGATAGCCAGCTCCGAGCTGCTCTTCCTTCCATGGTCTGAGGGGTTCGAGACTGTGGGAAGTGAGAACGAATTTATTATTATAGAGTATCTTTGCCAGGAATCCAGCAAATGCAGCATACCACGTGTGCGTATGCACAATATCTGAATCCATAACATCATTCACGATCGAAAGATCGATGCCAAGCGTGTCCAGCGCTTTACTGATACGAGGATCACCATCAAAATCACCGATCGATGAATACCCTTTGACGCGGTATCCATTTTCTGTGATATCCTGGTCACCGAAAGTACGAACCTCAACATCTATTAATTTTCGTAGTTCTTGCACCAGATAACGAACATGCACACCTGCTCCGCCATAGACGTTCGGCGGATATTCTTTTGAAATAAATGTAACTTTCATATAAACCTGCTCTTATTTTTTATATAGGGTGAAAATCCATGCCGGATCTTCATTGGATAATGTTATTGATATTTCTCTTCCTTTATGTGTAAAGCTTTTCCCGGATAACAATTCCTCAACCGTATATTCCTCATCGTAAGGTATGCCAAATTTTTCAAGAGGAATCTGTATGACACTTTGATGCTCGTTATAAGCATCCATATTTATAGCAACAAGGACCGTGTTTTCATTATCATAAGATGTCTTTCCATAAAATAGAATGTGTTCATCAGAAGATTCATAAAAGGAAAGATTCCTGTAATAATGAAGCGCTTTGTTCTCCTTGCGGATCTGGTTGAGTTTTATTATGTATGATTTGATATTTCCCGGTCGATCCCAGTCCCAGACTTTGTATTCATATTTTTCAGAATTAAGATATTCTTCGGTTCCAGGAACAGCTTTATTCTCGCACAATTCGTAACCATTATACATTCCATATACAGATGATAAGGTTGCAGCAAGAACGATACGCTGGAGAAAAGCGGGGCGTCCTGCTTCCTGCAGAAGCGGCATGAGGATATCAGGGGTATTGGTAAAGAAGTTACCGCGAAAATAATACTTCATCTCAGTCATAGTCAGTTCGGTAAGATATTCGGTGAAATCCTGTTTATTGTAACGCCAGGTGAAATACGTATAGGACTGAGTGAAGCCTACTTTTGCGAGTTGCTTCATCATTGTTGGTTCGGTAAATGCCTCAGCCAAAAGGATTGCACCGGGATCTTTTGCATGTATTTCTTCGATCACCCACTGCCAGAACTCGACAGGTTTTGTATGAGGATTATCAACCCTGAAGGTTCGAATTCCCTGATCGATCCAGAAGAGGAAGATATCACGTAGCTCATTCCAGAGCAGCTCTTTATTTTCGCATTCAAAATTCAAGGGATGTACATCTTCGTATTTCTTTGGAGGATTTTCCGCATATTTTATCGAACCATCAGGATTGTGATAGAACCATTCAGGATGCTGCTTGATCCATGGATGGTCTGGTGAGCATGTAAACACAATATCAATTACGAGTTCGATACCGAAATTTTCTGCTTCTTTAATAAAACGATGAAAATCATCCATTGTTCCAAAATCCGGATTTACAGCTTTATGACCGCCATGTTCATTACCAATTGAATACAGACTTCCTGGATCTTCAGGTCCAGCATTGAGAGAGTTATTTTGTCC
Encoded proteins:
- a CDS encoding T9SS type A sorting domain-containing protein; the encoded protein is MKKIIIFSVLILFSFSTLHAVIGWSGNIWPNSGSNQTNGSDITVYYQIWKDGVTGGSGPGADLSATLFYKKSTETTYQSYVMTYNTAVGNNDEYMGTIPDTYFGSGDIINFYCEGYDSTDATYSYGTDQAGGGPYDAGNPGSYNIVGGISQDVTVTFQVDLSVVGPIEPVTVAGSFNGWNASANELTAQGNDIYAGDVLFTAGTNPSQEYKFVNGGNWENEIANRTLTIDDSSPTMILPVVYFNNLDPNDFTDIDVTVTVSVDVADSVGAGCVFDSLGIYGNVAPFDWDFGVIHNELVEIITDELWTGEFLFPAGSWKHIEFKLGRNGLDLEAGFGENHTFDIDDSSPTQLISCVYGTMGPVTSIDDPQNQGNIFMKCSPNPFNTQTHISFALKSQTYQEATVSIFNLKGQLVQKFETQTDAFGQGDVTWDGKDLQGKELKSGIYFYKISTNDVSEINKMIMMR
- a CDS encoding PKD domain-containing protein, which produces MKKIIIFFVIILAAVSSLHAAIGWSGGIWPNSYTDQTNGFDITVYYQIWKDGVTNLPGRGDSLSATIFYRTQSQTIFDSTAMTFNVDVGNNDEYLGVIPNALFTSGDTVYFYCEGYDSTDATYSYGTDQNTAGPFDENNPGEYYIIAGLNQDVTVTFQVDMTIVDPVYTVSVAGSFNGWTAGADTLSDDDGDHIYSGDVLFTAGTNPYQEYKFVNGSIWEDNISNRILNIDDSSPTMILPPVYFNNIPPDEIFITFQVDMSLQIWNGWFIPGVDTSAVSGTMNNWDKWELADNDGDEIYTGEYSFYGQVGDQIEFKYRLNSDFELYGLPNRTFTIDDTITTIPVVYYDDLNPNPPTNLIATVNNMDVNLVWDAPTARDVEYYNLYRDDSIFALVYQPTTSYTDYSVPNGYHWYYVTAAYPEGQSFPSNIENVFVGTNTPPVADAGDPQIVVEADTVYLDGSGSYDPDGLPLTYRWIAPDGIVLSDSTAVNPTFIAPLVDEDTDYTISLIVFDGALYSDPDDVVITVLNDQPPTANFTAFPITGCMPLEVTFTDLSYSYITTWTWNFGDGNTSHEQNPVHTYTGAGTYSVSLTVTNYFGTNSLTKWNYIHVTSEPLDPPTNLTYTVNVDDVHLDWDAPTAEGRDIQYYKVYRDEVVIVIVYPTSTAYNDMNRPLGQYVYFVTAIYPEGESAPSNQVTVNIINNPPIADAGPNQTVDEGDFVQLDGSGSYDPEGLSLTYSWTAPPEISLNDPSIVDPTFTAPLVTQNEVFPIELIVYDGNSWSDPDTVFITVQELVGVGNEPQVYVDALHANYPNPFKTSTKISFSIKGNEHVEIILYNLKGEKVLTLCNKDFDAGNHELAWNGVDMSGHHVSPGIYFYRINAGDFVSTQKMILMK
- a CDS encoding sugar ABC transporter permease, which produces MKRWYQYVIIYSVLLIFVAISIFPVLRVLTISLRPGDNLLNTSLRIIPEDATFDNYVQLFTQKPFLLWIRNSLLVTLAVTIIGVALSSTAGYAFSRYKFPGRKAGLLALLVTQMFPATMLLLPLYIMISKLGLVNSFVGLIIMYSASALPFCIWLMKGYYDTIPSSLEESAKVDGAGKFYSFWKIIIPLASPALVITALFSFMAAWNEYVVAAQVLWYEDMFTIPLGLKSLQGNMTTQWGMYAAGALIISIPVIIVFLILSKWLVSGLTLGSVKG
- a CDS encoding extracellular solute-binding protein — its product is MKKNVLIFLIILLVLASFGCKREEKEKTVVHLWHQMEPEKRPVLKQVIEEFEENNPDIEVVVLAKGTEELRTGYQAAAAFTGGGPELVYGPMDQIGPFEVMKQKNSDISIIMPMEDLYPEEFYHKFVDQGLVRYKGHIYQIADRLGNHLALVYNKKLFDEAGISDPPQTIEEFLQFGQKLTKDTNNDGTIDQWGLVWNYTEPFWFVPFFGGYGGEVFDEDNNPELDSPAAEKAFQLILDMRNKYKIMPPECDYDIADNMFNQGNAAMIINGDWSWNKYIASPHVDFGLARIPYVEETQEWCKPMVSATGYSVNGSAKGEVLEATKLLLKYLTSEEVQLQFVEKFKSIPSLKSLQERPAIANDPVMKISAEQIEVGQLMPIIPEMRAAWDAMRPALQSVISGNMSPKKAAEYQQELCVQKIAEMYEGSDESAEETTLASTIFFVLGIALGLYLTYVLVFKFILALMRKPNSFETKNARFAVFMALPASVILFGVVIYPFFYNIVLSFSNMNMTNVNSWTIIGFGQYLQVFAEKIFYSVFFKTVVWTVVNVFFHVTIGVFLAVLLNRYLPGKAIIRVLLILPWAVPEYITALTWRGMFMYDTGAINLILHKLGIPAVNWLSEATTAFIASMITNIWLGVPFMMIIALGGLQSIPKELYEAAEIDGASAWKRFWKVTVPLLKPVMIPAITLGIVWTFNKLTVIWLVTNGGQPADKSHILVSYVYRAAFNLYRYGYAAAFSMVIFLILVIFSVTFMKRSNVAEKA
- the glgA gene encoding glycogen synthase, which encodes MKVTFISKEYPPNVYGGAGVHVRYLVQELRKLIDVEVRTFGDQDITENGYRVKGYSSIGDFDGDPRISKALDTLGIDLSIVNDVMDSDIVHTHTWYAAFAGFLAKILYNNKFVLTSHSLEPLRPWKEEQLGAGYRLSSWVEKLGIENADRVVAVSKMMKEDILKYFNIDEKKIAVIYNGIDTRKWKETLTGHTLKEYGIDEEYVLFVGRTTIQKGMIYLIEAAKDIKAKVVFCTSAPDTPEIEQMLTEKMNETTNTLWINKLLKEEQYIELYSNASVFACPSIYEPFGIINLEAMACKTPVVASKVGGIKEVVVEGETGFFVEPQKPKELAEKINILLNDKSLAKKFGENGRKRVEVYFDWRIIAKQTKEMYAKLLDEK
- a CDS encoding DUF3416 domain-containing protein encodes the protein MNMNRITFKNIGPLVDDGQYYCKWETDLPFKVWITVEGDTSQIKIQLKFRRKGEKLWEDQVMQSADEHQFEGFIKADVVGLYEYTFSILFEGEEIIHERIYEVCFDRPRARYAAWYEMWPRSQGTVPGKSATFGDMINRLPYVHDLGFDTIYLAPIYPVGHTNKKGQNNSLNAGPEDPGSLYSIGNEHGGHKAVNPDFGTMDDFHRFIKEAENFGIELVIDIVFTCSPDHPWIKQHPEWFYHNPDGSIKYAENPPKKYEDVHPLNFECENKELLWNELRDIFLFWIDQGIRTFRVDNPHTKPVEFWQWVIEEIHAKDPGAILLAEAFTEPTMMKQLAKVGFTQSYTYFTWRYNKQDFTEYLTELTMTEMKYYFRGNFFTNTPDILMPLLQEAGRPAFLQRIVLAATLSSVYGMYNGYELCENKAVPGTEEYLNSEKYEYKVWDWDRPGNIKSYIIKLNQIRKENKALHYYRNLSFYESSDEHILFYGKTSYDNENTVLVAINMDAYNEHQSVIQIPLEKFGIPYDEEYTVEELLSGKSFTHKGREISITLSNEDPAWIFTLYKK